The Candidatus Hydrogenedentota bacterium genome contains a region encoding:
- a CDS encoding GxxExxY protein, protein MEPIPREVDEVAKQVVDAAFAVHQALGPGLLESVYEACLAHELRKRGLNVETQVVLPVVYDGVELEAGLRLDLLVNGCVVVELKAVDHLLDVHRAQVMTYLKLTGHRLGLLINFNVPLIKDGVKRMAL, encoded by the coding sequence ATGGAGCCGATACCGCGCGAGGTGGATGAGGTCGCCAAGCAGGTAGTGGACGCGGCGTTCGCGGTTCATCAGGCGTTGGGTCCGGGGTTGCTGGAGAGTGTGTACGAGGCATGCTTGGCGCATGAGTTGCGCAAGCGGGGATTGAACGTCGAAACGCAGGTCGTGTTGCCGGTCGTATATGACGGAGTCGAGTTGGAGGCGGGGTTGCGGCTCGATTTGCTGGTGAATGGATGCGTCGTTGTGGAATTGAAAGCGGTGGACCATCTTTTAGATGTTCACAGGGCGCAGGTGATGACGTATTTGAAGTTGACGGGGCATCGGCTGGGATTGCTCATCAACTTCAATGTGCCCCTGATCAAGGACGGCGTAAAACGAATGGCGCTGTAA
- a CDS encoding GxxExxY protein, translating into MEPIPREVDEVAKQVVDAAFAVHQALGPGLLESVYEACLAHELRKRGLNVETQVVLPVVYDGVELEAGLRLDLLVNGCVVVELKAVDHLLDVHRAQVMTYLKLTGHRLGLLINFNVPLIKDGVKRIAL; encoded by the coding sequence ATGGAGCCGATACCGCGCGAGGTGGATGAGGTCGCCAAGCAGGTTGTGGACGCGGCGTTCGCGGTTCATCAGGCGTTGGGTCCGGGGTTGCTGGAGAGTGTGTACGAGGCATGTTTAGCGCATGAGTTGCGCAAGCGGGGATTGAACGTCGAAACGCAGGTCGTGTTGCCGGTCGTATATGACGGAGTCGAGTTGGAGGCGGGGTTGCGGCTCGATTTGCTGGTGAATGGATGCGTCGTTGTGGAATTGAAAGCGGTGGACCATCTTTTAGATGTTCACAGGGCGCAGGTGATGACGTATTTGAAGTTGACGGGGCATCGGCTGGGATTGCTCATCAACTTCAATGTGCCCCTGATCAAGGACGGCGTAAAACGAATAGCGCTGTAA
- a CDS encoding YhcH/YjgK/YiaL family protein encodes MIIDTLTRGELYFGLGPRFKAAFEYLLKTDLATLADGKYELEGDKLRAIAMRYESRLHENGEWEAHRKYADLQYIVEGAELIGVAVKGRLREEPYDEASDCLVLTGDCDDFVTVRAGDFAIFWPGEAHKPCLAVDAPAPVRKVVLKIACE; translated from the coding sequence ATGATCATCGATACTCTTACTCGAGGCGAGTTGTATTTTGGCCTTGGGCCACGGTTTAAAGCGGCATTCGAGTATCTATTGAAGACGGATTTGGCAACGCTCGCGGATGGCAAGTATGAGCTGGAGGGAGACAAGCTGCGTGCCATCGCGATGCGCTATGAAAGCCGTTTGCACGAGAACGGCGAATGGGAAGCGCATCGGAAGTATGCGGATCTGCAGTACATCGTGGAAGGGGCGGAGCTTATTGGCGTCGCGGTGAAGGGTCGGCTTCGCGAGGAACCGTATGACGAGGCAAGTGATTGCTTGGTGCTTACGGGCGATTGCGACGATTTTGTTACGGTGCGCGCGGGGGATTTTGCGATTTTCTGGCCGGGTGAGGCGCACAAGCCGTGCTTGGCGGTGGACGCGCCGGCGCCGGTGCGCAAGGTGGTGCTGAAGATCGCGTGCGAATAG